In Vibrio tritonius, the following are encoded in one genomic region:
- the corC gene encoding CNNM family magnesium/cobalt transport protein CorC (CorC(YbeX) belongs to the Cyclin M Mg2+ Exporter (CNNM) family, and was characterized as belonging to a set of three proteins, at least one of which must be present for CorA to function.) has product MNEDNSQSSDGPSRKSFFERLGQLFQGEPKDRQELVDVIRDSEVNDLIDHDTRDMLEGVMEISEMRVRDIMIPRSQMVTVDRNDNLDSLVALITDAQHSRYPIISEDKDHVEGILLAKDLLKYLGSNSSPFNIEEVIRPAVVVPESKRVDRLLKEFREERYHMAIVVDEFGGVSGLVTIEDVLEEIVGDIEDEFDDDDQLDIRKLSKHTYAVKALTTIEDFNQTFNTNFSDNEVDTIGGLVTTAFGHLPGRGEVVEIDRYNFKVTAADNRRVVQLHVTIPDLESLPQTTNE; this is encoded by the coding sequence ATGAACGAAGATAATTCGCAAAGTTCTGACGGTCCGAGTAGAAAGTCCTTCTTTGAGCGTTTAGGTCAATTATTTCAGGGAGAACCCAAGGATCGTCAAGAACTCGTTGATGTCATCCGCGACTCTGAAGTCAATGACCTAATTGACCATGACACACGAGACATGCTCGAAGGTGTGATGGAAATCTCCGAAATGCGTGTTCGGGATATTATGATCCCGCGCTCCCAGATGGTTACCGTTGATCGTAACGACAATCTGGACTCGCTTGTTGCACTGATTACAGATGCTCAGCATTCTCGCTACCCTATAATCAGTGAAGACAAAGATCACGTTGAAGGCATTTTGCTCGCGAAGGACTTACTTAAGTATCTGGGCTCCAATAGTTCACCATTTAACATCGAAGAAGTGATTCGTCCGGCTGTGGTTGTACCGGAAAGTAAACGCGTCGACCGCCTGTTAAAAGAGTTTCGTGAGGAACGATATCACATGGCGATTGTCGTAGATGAGTTCGGTGGTGTTTCAGGACTCGTGACCATTGAAGATGTGTTAGAAGAAATAGTGGGCGATATCGAAGATGAATTTGACGATGACGACCAACTAGACATTCGAAAACTCAGCAAGCACACCTACGCGGTGAAAGCACTGACGACAATTGAAGACTTTAACCAAACATTCAATACCAACTTTAGCGATAACGAAGTGGATACCATTGGTGGTTTGGTCACAACGGCATTTGGGCATTTACCTGGTCGTGGTGAGGTTGTTGAAATCGACCGTTATAACTTCAAAGTGACAGCAGCTGATAACCGTCGTGTGGTGCAACTTCATGTCACCATTCCTGATTTGGAATCATTACCTCAAACCACTAACGAGTAA
- the lnt gene encoding apolipoprotein N-acyltransferase gives MIKVVTHRLKRPLAAAFIGALTTLAFAPYQYWPMAILSPMLLLLLLEQRSTKQAAWIGFFWGLGQFSTGISWVHVSIDTFGGMPEIATIALLSLLFAYLALYPALFAWLLNRFAAHSGRTRFFIMAPALWLICDLLRGWVFTGFPWLWLGYSQIDSPLASFAPVGGVELLTFLVVLCGSSLAYMVLKRTWRIAMIPLVLLAAGFGLKSAQWVTPDPNRVASIALVQGNIDQALKWLPNQRWPTLMKYVDLSRENWDADVIIWPEAAIPAIEYEVRPFLTNLDHAARINNSSIITGVINLDEQKHFYNSILTLGKTPSDGYHYDIDARYHKHHLLPFGEFVPFESLLRPLAPLFNLPMSSFSAGDYIQPNIIANGFSFAPALCYEIVFGGQVRANVNETTDFILTLSNDAWFGHSIGPLQHMEIAQMRALELGKPVIRSTNNGVTAITDYKGHIAYTIPQFETGVLKADVPTTQGVTPYYIWGSWPLYMWIVVTIGWALRRRYQAVNAQQS, from the coding sequence ATGATTAAAGTTGTTACTCATCGCCTAAAGCGGCCCTTAGCGGCCGCTTTCATTGGCGCTCTCACTACCCTCGCTTTTGCTCCTTATCAATATTGGCCAATGGCGATATTGAGTCCTATGCTCCTGCTTTTGCTTCTTGAACAACGTTCAACTAAACAGGCAGCGTGGATAGGTTTCTTCTGGGGTTTAGGTCAATTTAGCACCGGCATTAGCTGGGTTCATGTCAGTATCGACACTTTTGGTGGTATGCCTGAGATTGCAACCATTGCTTTACTCTCGCTGCTCTTTGCCTATCTAGCGCTCTATCCAGCATTATTCGCTTGGTTACTCAATCGCTTTGCTGCCCATTCTGGTCGCACCCGATTCTTTATCATGGCGCCAGCCTTATGGCTCATTTGTGATCTACTCCGTGGCTGGGTATTCACTGGCTTCCCGTGGTTATGGTTGGGCTACAGCCAAATCGACAGCCCTCTCGCCTCTTTCGCTCCAGTCGGAGGCGTCGAACTACTCACGTTTCTAGTGGTGCTATGTGGCTCATCGCTCGCGTATATGGTGCTCAAACGTACTTGGCGCATTGCCATGATTCCACTCGTGCTTCTCGCAGCAGGTTTTGGCCTAAAATCAGCGCAATGGGTAACGCCCGATCCCAATCGAGTAGCTTCTATCGCCCTGGTTCAAGGTAATATCGACCAAGCGTTAAAATGGTTACCTAACCAGCGCTGGCCAACCCTAATGAAGTATGTCGATTTATCTCGAGAAAATTGGGACGCCGATGTCATCATTTGGCCAGAGGCAGCAATTCCCGCGATCGAATATGAAGTTAGGCCATTTCTGACCAACCTTGACCATGCTGCACGAATTAATAACAGCAGCATTATCACTGGTGTGATCAATTTGGATGAACAAAAACACTTCTACAACAGCATTCTTACCCTAGGTAAAACACCAAGTGATGGGTATCACTACGACATTGATGCCCGTTATCATAAGCATCACTTGCTGCCGTTTGGTGAATTTGTGCCATTTGAATCGCTCTTGAGACCATTGGCTCCACTTTTCAATCTGCCCATGTCTTCCTTTTCCGCAGGCGATTACATTCAACCAAACATTATCGCAAATGGTTTTTCTTTTGCGCCCGCACTCTGTTATGAAATCGTATTTGGTGGCCAAGTGCGAGCCAATGTAAATGAAACCACCGACTTCATTTTAACGCTCTCCAACGATGCTTGGTTTGGCCATTCGATTGGTCCATTGCAACACATGGAAATCGCCCAAATGCGCGCACTAGAGCTTGGCAAGCCTGTTATTCGGTCAACCAACAATGGGGTCACAGCAATTACCGATTACAAAGGTCATATTGCCTATACCATTCCTCAATTTGAAACCGGCGTCTTAAAGGCTGATGTACCGACAACCCAAGGGGTAACACCTTATTATATTTGGGGTTCATGGCCCTTATATATGTGGATTGTTGTGACGATTGGATGGGCGCTACGCCGACGCTATCAAGCAGTTAACGCTCAGCAAAGCTAA
- a CDS encoding zinc ribbon-containing protein: MPKQKQGYEALLEEFVKRLQQSPEEIGHLLENSEKVVSAANEMTKDEIALISAYVKADLKEFADAFEESKSGPFYLTITNSIWQSLLDITDKTRLEWIELAKELEQQGLYQVGDVIGLGVLVCERCGYKTEYIHATRVTPCPHCEGSAFHREPLKP, from the coding sequence ATGCCAAAACAGAAACAAGGGTATGAAGCATTACTCGAAGAATTCGTCAAAAGGTTGCAACAAAGCCCTGAAGAAATAGGGCATTTGTTAGAAAACTCGGAAAAAGTCGTTAGCGCGGCGAACGAGATGACTAAAGACGAAATTGCGTTGATTTCTGCCTATGTAAAAGCCGACCTTAAAGAGTTTGCTGATGCGTTTGAGGAAAGTAAAAGTGGGCCATTTTATCTCACGATTACCAATAGCATCTGGCAGAGCTTACTTGATATTACCGACAAAACACGTTTGGAATGGATAGAGCTAGCGAAAGAGCTTGAGCAGCAGGGGCTCTACCAAGTTGGTGATGTGATTGGCTTGGGCGTTTTAGTGTGTGAACGGTGTGGATATAAAACCGAGTATATTCATGCTACTCGAGTGACGCCATGCCCTCATTGCGAGGGGAGTGCATTTCATCGTGAGCCATTGAAACCGTAA
- the leuS gene encoding leucine--tRNA ligase, translating to MQDQYNPQDIEQKVQQHWDSNKTFVVTEDPNKEKFYCLSMFPYPSGRLHMGHVRNYTIGDVISRFQRLQGKNVMQPIGWDAFGLPAENAAVKNNTAPAPWTYENIEYMKNQLKLLGFGYDWNREFATCRPEYYRWEQEFFTKLYEKGLVYKKTSSVNWCPNDQTVLANEQVEDGCCWRCDTPVEQKEIPQWFIKITAYAQELIDDLDKLEGWPEMVKTMQRNWIGRSEGVELSFQVKDHDQDLEVYTTRPDTLMGVTYVGIAAGHPLATKAAENNPELADFINECRNTKVAEAELATMEKKGMATGLTAIHPLNGREVPVYVANFVLMDYGTGAVMAVPAHDQRDYEFATKYGLDIMPVIQPLDGGEPDLSEAAYTEKGRLFNSGEFDGLEFQEAFNAISAKLEAEGKGKKTVNFRLRDWGVSRQRYWGAPIPMVTTEDGEVHPVPADQLPVILPEDVVMDGVTSPIKADKEWAKTTFNGEPALRETDTFDTFMESSWYYARYCSPQADDILDPEKANYWLPVNQYVGGIEHACMHLLYSRFFHKLLRDAGYVTSDEPFEKLLCQGMVLADAFYLTNEKGTKEWISPTKVDVERDGKGRITKAVDDQGREVEHSGMIKMSKSKNNGIDPQEMVDKYGADTVRLFMMFASPADMTLEWQESGVEGANRFLRRVWKLVNEHIQHGDVPAIDAASLTSDQKALRRDVHKTIAKVSDDIERRQTFNTAIAAIMELMNKLTKASLAEGQDRAIMDEALKAIVRMLYPITPHICYEMWEALGESDVDHASWPTYDEAALVEDEKLIILQVNGKMRGKITVAADASKESVEEQGLNDENVVKFTDGKTIRKVIYVPGKLLNIVAN from the coding sequence ATGCAAGATCAATATAACCCGCAAGATATTGAACAGAAAGTTCAACAGCACTGGGATAGCAACAAAACTTTTGTTGTCACTGAAGACCCTAACAAAGAAAAATTCTATTGTCTCTCAATGTTCCCATACCCAAGTGGTCGACTCCACATGGGTCACGTGCGTAACTACACCATCGGTGACGTAATCTCTCGCTTCCAGCGCCTACAAGGCAAAAACGTCATGCAACCTATCGGTTGGGACGCTTTCGGTCTACCTGCAGAAAACGCAGCAGTGAAAAACAATACTGCACCTGCACCTTGGACTTACGAAAACATCGAATACATGAAAAACCAGCTTAAACTTTTAGGCTTTGGTTATGACTGGAACCGCGAATTCGCCACTTGTCGTCCAGAATACTACCGTTGGGAACAAGAGTTCTTTACGAAGCTGTACGAAAAAGGTTTGGTTTACAAAAAAACCTCATCAGTAAACTGGTGTCCAAACGACCAAACCGTTTTGGCGAACGAACAGGTTGAAGATGGCTGCTGCTGGCGTTGTGATACTCCAGTAGAGCAAAAAGAGATTCCACAGTGGTTCATTAAAATCACCGCTTACGCTCAAGAATTGATTGACGACCTAGACAAACTAGAAGGTTGGCCTGAAATGGTGAAAACCATGCAGCGCAACTGGATTGGCCGTTCTGAAGGTGTTGAACTTTCTTTCCAAGTAAAAGATCACGACCAAGACCTAGAAGTCTACACTACACGTCCAGACACGCTTATGGGCGTAACTTACGTGGGTATTGCAGCGGGTCACCCTCTTGCAACGAAAGCAGCAGAAAACAACCCAGAGTTGGCTGATTTCATTAACGAATGCCGTAACACCAAAGTTGCTGAAGCTGAATTAGCAACAATGGAGAAAAAAGGCATGGCAACAGGCCTTACTGCGATTCACCCATTAAATGGCCGTGAAGTTCCTGTATACGTGGCTAACTTCGTATTAATGGATTACGGCACTGGTGCGGTAATGGCGGTTCCGGCACATGACCAACGTGACTACGAATTTGCAACCAAATACGGTCTTGACATCATGCCGGTTATCCAACCATTGGATGGCGGCGAACCAGACCTATCAGAAGCAGCGTACACAGAAAAAGGTCGACTATTTAACTCTGGTGAGTTCGATGGTCTTGAATTCCAAGAGGCATTCAATGCTATCTCTGCAAAACTAGAAGCAGAAGGTAAAGGTAAGAAAACCGTTAACTTCCGTCTACGTGACTGGGGTGTGTCTCGTCAACGTTACTGGGGTGCACCAATCCCAATGGTCACGACCGAAGACGGTGAAGTTCATCCAGTACCAGCAGACCAACTGCCAGTGATTCTTCCTGAAGATGTGGTAATGGACGGCGTAACTAGCCCAATCAAAGCAGACAAAGAGTGGGCAAAAACCACTTTTAATGGCGAACCAGCACTACGTGAAACAGATACCTTTGATACCTTTATGGAATCTTCTTGGTACTACGCTCGTTACTGCTCACCACAAGCTGACGATATCCTAGATCCAGAAAAAGCAAACTACTGGCTGCCAGTAAACCAATACGTGGGTGGTATTGAACACGCATGTATGCACCTACTGTACTCACGTTTCTTCCATAAGTTACTACGTGACGCAGGTTACGTGACTTCTGATGAACCATTCGAGAAATTGCTATGTCAAGGTATGGTATTGGCTGATGCCTTCTACCTAACCAACGAAAAAGGCACCAAAGAGTGGATCTCGCCAACCAAAGTTGACGTAGAGCGCGATGGTAAAGGTCGTATCACTAAGGCAGTTGATGACCAAGGCCGTGAAGTTGAGCACTCTGGCATGATCAAAATGTCTAAGTCGAAAAACAACGGTATCGACCCACAAGAAATGGTCGACAAATACGGTGCAGACACAGTTCGCCTATTTATGATGTTCGCATCTCCTGCAGATATGACGCTTGAATGGCAAGAATCAGGCGTTGAAGGCGCTAACCGCTTCCTACGTCGTGTATGGAAACTGGTTAACGAACACATTCAACATGGTGACGTACCGGCTATTGATGCCGCTAGCCTAACGTCAGACCAAAAAGCATTGCGTCGTGATGTTCATAAAACCATTGCGAAAGTGAGTGACGATATTGAACGCCGTCAAACATTTAACACTGCAATTGCTGCGATTATGGAACTGATGAACAAGTTGACGAAAGCGTCACTTGCTGAAGGTCAAGATCGTGCCATTATGGATGAGGCGTTAAAAGCGATCGTACGTATGCTTTACCCAATCACTCCACACATTTGTTATGAAATGTGGGAAGCGCTTGGTGAAAGTGACGTTGACCATGCAAGTTGGCCAACTTACGATGAAGCTGCACTAGTTGAAGATGAAAAACTGATCATTCTTCAAGTGAATGGCAAAATGCGCGGTAAAATTACCGTTGCTGCAGACGCATCAAAAGAAAGCGTTGAAGAGCAAGGTCTAAACGATGAAAACGTGGTGAAATTCACCGACGGTAAAACGATTCGTAAAGTAATCTATGTTCCAGGGAAACTTTTGAACATCGTTGCTAACTAA
- a CDS encoding LPS-assembly lipoprotein LptE, translating to MRLTKSSPFQFSLVILLVSLLSACGFHLRGDYDIPDALDTMSFTSYDQYSSFTRVVKSQLRMNSVEIVAPAENIPNLHLLSESLGERTQSLYQNTRAAEKELTFRANYRVTIPNIGEKTFTTSVTRSYLDNPLSALAKSVERDMLEDEMRKLAASQIIRQMARLKANIEAGTMNLDKDGVEISTKEMAQQEADRKAEEKVGSDLSNSDSIN from the coding sequence ATGCGCTTAACAAAGTCTTCTCCATTTCAATTTTCATTGGTTATCCTACTCGTTTCTCTTTTGAGTGCCTGCGGTTTTCATTTACGTGGTGACTACGACATCCCTGATGCGTTAGACACGATGTCGTTTACCAGCTATGACCAATACAGCTCCTTTACCCGCGTTGTAAAAAGCCAGCTAAGAATGAACTCCGTTGAAATCGTGGCTCCAGCAGAGAACATCCCTAATTTACATTTACTGTCGGAATCTCTTGGCGAACGAACCCAATCTCTTTACCAAAATACTCGTGCAGCAGAGAAAGAACTTACATTCCGCGCAAACTATCGCGTAACGATTCCTAATATTGGTGAAAAAACGTTTACGACCAGTGTAACGCGCAGCTATTTGGATAACCCATTAAGTGCTCTAGCAAAATCTGTTGAACGCGATATGTTGGAAGATGAAATGCGCAAACTGGCTGCCAGTCAAATCATTCGCCAAATGGCTCGTTTAAAAGCGAATATCGAAGCGGGCACCATGAACCTAGACAAAGATGGGGTTGAAATTTCAACCAAAGAAATGGCTCAGCAAGAAGCGGATCGTAAAGCAGAGGAAAAAGTGGGTAGCGACCTTTCTAATTCAGACTCAATCAACTGA
- the holA gene encoding DNA polymerase III subunit delta yields the protein MKIFADKLNESLNKGLLPCYFLYGSEPLLLDESKTLIEHAAFQQGFEEKHRFTADASLDWHEVYDCCQSMSLFSARQLIEIDIPESGITAALGKEIAALAKQLNPDIILLILGNKLTKAQENAAWCKEINALGCFVNCLTPDLSRLPQFVMTRCRQLGLTPDKEAVQMLAQWHEGNLFALMQSLEKLRLIYPDGQLTLIRLEEALSRNNHYTAFHWTDALLEGKANRAQRILRQLRAEELEPIILVRTVQKELFQLLKMQQLMATTPLSSVMEKFRIWQNKRSVYAAALQRLTPQKLRHLVQLLAQCEILTKTQYEQPIWPLLQQLSLECCHTEAYIPLPN from the coding sequence ATGAAAATTTTTGCCGACAAACTCAATGAGTCGCTCAATAAAGGGTTGCTACCGTGCTATTTTTTGTACGGTAGTGAGCCGTTATTACTTGATGAATCGAAGACGTTAATTGAACACGCTGCGTTTCAACAAGGATTTGAAGAAAAGCACCGCTTTACTGCTGATGCAAGCTTAGACTGGCATGAAGTGTACGATTGTTGTCAGTCGATGAGCTTATTCTCTGCTCGCCAATTGATTGAAATCGATATTCCAGAATCAGGTATTACTGCAGCTTTAGGTAAAGAGATTGCCGCGTTAGCAAAGCAACTTAACCCGGACATCATTCTACTAATCCTTGGTAACAAACTAACTAAAGCCCAAGAAAATGCAGCTTGGTGTAAGGAAATCAATGCCCTTGGCTGTTTTGTAAACTGCCTCACACCGGATTTATCGCGCTTACCACAATTTGTAATGACACGTTGTCGACAATTAGGGCTTACGCCAGATAAAGAAGCGGTACAAATGTTAGCCCAGTGGCATGAGGGCAATTTATTCGCCTTGATGCAGAGTTTGGAAAAGCTACGCCTTATCTACCCTGATGGGCAGTTGACCCTAATTCGCCTAGAAGAAGCCCTTAGCCGTAATAACCATTACACCGCTTTTCATTGGACCGATGCGTTATTGGAAGGAAAAGCGAATCGTGCGCAGCGTATCCTACGTCAACTTCGAGCAGAAGAACTAGAGCCCATCATCTTAGTTAGGACAGTACAAAAAGAGCTATTTCAACTGCTAAAAATGCAGCAGCTCATGGCTACGACGCCCCTATCGAGTGTGATGGAAAAATTTCGCATCTGGCAAAATAAGCGCAGCGTCTATGCTGCCGCTCTACAACGTTTGACTCCACAAAAATTACGTCATTTGGTGCAATTACTTGCTCAATGCGAAATATTGACGAAGACTCAATATGAGCAACCAATTTGGCCACTCTTGCAACAACTCAGCCTTGAGTGTTGTCATACAGAAGCATACATACCTTTGCCGAATTGA
- the rsfS gene encoding ribosome silencing factor: MQREELTVFLADKADDMKALDIVTLDVQGKSSITDFMIICTGTSKRHVSSIAEHVASEARKIGLPPLGLDGENEGEWVVLDMGSSILHVMQEEQRELYQLEKLWG, encoded by the coding sequence TTGCAACGCGAAGAATTAACCGTATTTTTGGCCGACAAAGCCGACGACATGAAAGCGCTGGATATTGTGACGCTCGATGTTCAAGGCAAATCCAGCATCACCGATTTTATGATTATCTGCACCGGTACATCTAAACGCCATGTTTCATCTATCGCGGAACACGTCGCGAGCGAAGCACGTAAAATTGGCCTACCCCCACTTGGTTTAGATGGTGAGAATGAAGGTGAATGGGTTGTGCTCGATATGGGGTCGTCCATTTTGCACGTAATGCAAGAAGAACAACGTGAGCTATACCAGTTAGAGAAACTCTGGGGTTAA
- the rlmH gene encoding 23S rRNA (pseudouridine(1915)-N(3))-methyltransferase RlmH — protein MKIQLIAVGTKMPKWVEEGFEEYRRRFPHDMPLELVEITAGKRGKNADIARILQKEGEAMLAAVPKGNRIVTLDIPGKRWDTEQLAQQLEAWKLDARDVSILIGGPEGLAPACKQAAEQSWSLSPLTLPHPLVRVVMAESLYRAWSITTNHPYHRE, from the coding sequence TTGAAAATTCAATTAATTGCAGTTGGCACTAAAATGCCAAAATGGGTAGAAGAAGGTTTCGAAGAATATCGCCGCCGCTTTCCACACGATATGCCACTTGAATTAGTGGAAATTACCGCTGGGAAACGAGGAAAAAACGCCGACATCGCGCGTATTTTGCAAAAAGAGGGCGAAGCCATGTTGGCTGCGGTACCGAAGGGAAACCGAATTGTCACACTCGATATTCCAGGAAAACGCTGGGATACAGAGCAACTGGCACAACAACTTGAAGCTTGGAAACTGGACGCACGCGATGTATCGATCTTGATCGGTGGTCCCGAAGGGCTCGCTCCAGCGTGTAAACAGGCGGCAGAGCAGAGTTGGTCGTTATCTCCTCTTACCCTACCTCATCCACTGGTTCGCGTAGTAATGGCGGAGAGCTTATACCGAGCTTGGAGCATTACGACAAACCACCCATATCATCGAGAATAG
- the mrdA gene encoding penicillin-binding protein 2, whose product MLRKRSPIRDYQIEARLFRNRAMVSFVGIIVLVGVLIANLYNIQVNQYQDYKTRSNDNRIKIVPISPNRGLIYDRNGKLLAENRPVFSLEITPEKVKDMDDTIQRLQNILPITQDDIDQFKKERRRNRRFDVIPLLTQLTEEQVAKFSVNQYKFPGVQITAALKRYYPYGDMLTHVLGYVSRINDKDLARIDREGKSANYQATRDIGKLGIEKYYEDVLHGIAGYQEVEVNSRGRVIRTLKYVPPTPGKDIVLNIDIDLQVYVTKLLNGRRGAAIVLDAKDNGVLAMVSSPSYDPNAFVHGISSKEYNQLLNDTDRPLVNRTTLGIYPPGSTVKPFIAVSALKQGVITPHTTRNDPGYWRIPNSNTRPFRDWARWGHGTVNVTKALEESVDTFFYQVAFDMGIDNLSRWMQMFGFGDYTGIDIYEESKANMPTREWKMARFHQPWYQGDTIPVGIGQGYWTATPLQIAKATSVLIHHGKVIAPHLLRSTINNGEAFSTQKDAEIVTYPPITGVPDKYWDIAIHGMYLVNNGKRGTARHAFTNAPYTSAGKSGTAQVFGLAEGQDYNASELAEHLRDHALYTSFAPVENPKAIVTLVLENAGGGSSQGAPIARKVYDRLILGNGVNKDDKK is encoded by the coding sequence ATGTTACGTAAGCGTAGCCCAATCCGAGACTACCAAATCGAAGCACGGTTATTTCGTAACCGTGCTATGGTATCTTTTGTCGGCATTATCGTATTAGTGGGCGTGCTGATCGCAAACTTGTACAACATACAAGTTAATCAATATCAGGACTACAAAACTCGCTCCAATGACAACCGCATTAAAATTGTCCCAATTTCCCCAAACCGCGGCTTGATCTATGACCGTAATGGCAAGCTCTTGGCTGAAAACCGACCCGTTTTTAGCTTAGAAATCACCCCGGAAAAAGTGAAAGACATGGATGACACCATCCAGCGTCTACAAAACATCCTCCCGATTACCCAGGACGACATTGACCAGTTCAAAAAGGAACGCCGTCGCAATCGCCGCTTTGATGTAATTCCTCTTCTGACTCAGCTAACCGAAGAGCAAGTGGCTAAGTTTTCGGTTAACCAATATAAATTCCCTGGTGTACAAATTACCGCCGCACTCAAGCGCTATTACCCCTATGGCGATATGTTAACGCATGTACTTGGCTACGTATCTCGAATTAATGACAAAGATTTGGCGCGTATCGACCGAGAAGGTAAATCCGCTAACTATCAAGCAACTCGTGATATCGGCAAGTTGGGGATTGAAAAATATTACGAAGACGTGCTGCATGGCATCGCAGGCTACCAAGAAGTTGAAGTTAATAGTCGTGGCCGGGTCATTCGTACCCTAAAATACGTGCCGCCGACACCAGGAAAAGATATCGTGCTCAACATTGATATCGACCTGCAAGTTTACGTAACCAAATTGCTCAATGGTCGTCGCGGCGCCGCTATCGTACTTGATGCCAAAGATAATGGCGTGTTAGCCATGGTCTCTAGTCCAAGTTACGACCCCAATGCCTTCGTTCATGGTATTTCGTCCAAAGAGTATAATCAGTTACTCAACGATACAGATCGTCCATTGGTTAACCGAACCACACTGGGTATCTATCCTCCGGGGTCGACAGTGAAACCTTTTATTGCCGTGTCGGCGTTAAAGCAAGGTGTTATTACACCTCACACAACTCGTAACGACCCTGGGTATTGGAGAATTCCTAATTCCAACACACGTCCTTTCCGTGACTGGGCGCGTTGGGGGCACGGAACGGTGAACGTCACCAAGGCATTAGAAGAATCGGTCGATACGTTTTTCTATCAAGTAGCCTTTGATATGGGCATTGATAACCTATCGCGTTGGATGCAAATGTTTGGCTTTGGTGACTATACCGGCATCGACATTTACGAAGAGAGTAAAGCCAACATGCCTACCCGGGAATGGAAAATGGCACGCTTCCACCAACCGTGGTATCAAGGCGACACTATTCCGGTCGGGATTGGTCAAGGTTACTGGACAGCAACGCCACTGCAAATTGCCAAGGCAACATCGGTATTGATCCATCACGGTAAAGTGATTGCACCGCACTTGTTACGCTCAACGATCAACAATGGCGAAGCGTTTTCCACCCAAAAAGATGCCGAAATCGTCACCTATCCGCCGATTACAGGCGTACCTGATAAATACTGGGATATTGCCATCCACGGTATGTATTTGGTGAATAATGGCAAACGCGGTACTGCACGGCATGCTTTTACCAATGCCCCTTACACCAGTGCGGGTAAATCGGGTACAGCGCAGGTATTTGGTCTGGCCGAGGGTCAAGACTATAACGCTAGCGAACTGGCAGAACATCTGCGTGACCACGCTCTGTATACCTCGTTTGCTCCAGTGGAAAATCCAAAGGCCATAGTAACATTAGTACTAGAAAACGCCGGTGGCGGCTCAAGTCAAGGTGCACCAATTGCACGTAAAGTTTATGACCGCCTAATCTTAGGTAACGGCGTGAATAAGGACGATAAAAAATGA